In Mycolicibacterium phocaicum, one DNA window encodes the following:
- a CDS encoding MMPL/RND family transporter, protein MTHPTDEDTVIFPKAEQPPHRPLIARLIRTFAIPVILFWIGVIVFLGSAVPSLDEVGKMRSVSMSPDQAASVIATKRVGEVFQEFKSNSSVMVVLESDQHLGAEAHAYYDEMIKKLEADTAHVEHIQDFWSDPLTAAGSQSNDGKAAYVQVYLRGNQGEALANESVQAAQDIIKSIKTPPGLKVYVTGPAALAADQHIAGDRSVKMIEGVTFLVIIVTLLLVYRSFITVLLTLLMVVLELSAAQGVVAALGFYDIIGLSTFATNLLVTLAIAAATDYAIFLIGRYQEARGAGESREDAYYTMFEGTAHVVLGSGLTVAGATFCLHFTRMPYFVSLGVPLAIGMVTVVFAALTLGPAVISLASRFRKTLEPKRAMRVRGWRKIGAVVVRWPAPILVGTIALSLVGLLTLPGYQPAYNDRLYLPTDIPANEGYAAADRHFSPARMNPELMLIESDHDLRNSADFLVIDKIAKAIFKVPGVSRSQTITRPEGKPIEHTSIPFLMSMSGTSQKMNEKYAQDSMANMLKQANDMQVNIDTMKKMQGITTQMAAVTHSMVGKMVNMTLDVADLRDHISDFDDFFRPIRNYLYWEPHCYDIPVCWTMRSIFDTLDGIDTMTDDIQNLMPDMLKLDKIMPQMVALMPEMISTMTNMKQYMLTMYQTQKGLQDQMQAQQDNASAMGEAFDNSRNDDSFYLPPEVFDNAEFKRGMKNFISPDGKAVRLIISHEGEPMSAEGISHIDAIKNAAKEAIKGTPLEGSKIYLGGTAATFKDLQEGADYDLLIAGISALALIFAIMLIITRSVVAAAVIVGTVVLSLGASFGLSVLLWQHLIGLNLHWMVIAMAVIILLAVGADYNLLLVARFKEEIHAGLNTGIIRSMGGTGSVVTSAGLVFAFTMMSMAVSELHVVGQVGTTIGLGLLFDTLIIRSLMTPAIAALMGKWFWWPQRVRQRPVPEPWPQPKPSGELQTTSNSTGI, encoded by the coding sequence ATGACACATCCAACCGACGAAGACACCGTCATCTTCCCGAAGGCCGAGCAGCCGCCGCACCGGCCGCTGATCGCCCGCCTGATCCGCACCTTCGCGATCCCGGTCATCCTGTTCTGGATCGGCGTCATCGTCTTCCTCGGCAGCGCCGTCCCCTCACTGGACGAGGTCGGCAAGATGCGCTCGGTCTCGATGTCACCGGACCAGGCCGCGTCGGTCATCGCGACGAAACGCGTCGGCGAGGTGTTCCAGGAGTTCAAGTCGAACAGCTCGGTCATGGTCGTGCTGGAAAGCGATCAACACCTCGGCGCGGAGGCACACGCCTACTACGACGAGATGATCAAGAAGCTCGAGGCCGACACCGCGCACGTCGAGCACATCCAGGACTTCTGGAGCGACCCGTTGACGGCCGCCGGCTCACAGAGCAACGACGGTAAGGCCGCATATGTACAGGTCTACCTGCGCGGTAACCAAGGCGAGGCGTTGGCCAACGAATCCGTGCAGGCCGCGCAGGACATCATCAAGAGCATCAAGACGCCGCCCGGCCTGAAGGTCTATGTCACCGGCCCGGCGGCGCTCGCGGCGGACCAGCACATCGCCGGTGACCGCAGCGTCAAGATGATCGAGGGCGTCACGTTCCTGGTCATCATCGTCACCCTGCTGCTCGTGTACCGGTCGTTCATCACGGTGCTGCTGACGTTGCTGATGGTGGTGCTCGAGCTGTCCGCGGCGCAGGGCGTCGTCGCGGCATTGGGTTTTTACGACATCATCGGTCTGTCGACGTTCGCCACCAACCTGCTCGTCACGCTCGCCATCGCGGCAGCGACCGACTACGCGATCTTCCTCATCGGCCGGTACCAGGAAGCGCGCGGCGCGGGTGAATCCCGCGAAGACGCCTACTACACGATGTTCGAGGGCACTGCCCACGTCGTGCTCGGCTCCGGCCTGACCGTCGCGGGCGCGACGTTCTGCCTGCACTTCACCCGCATGCCCTACTTCGTGTCGCTGGGCGTCCCCCTGGCCATCGGCATGGTCACCGTGGTGTTCGCCGCCCTGACGCTGGGCCCGGCCGTGATCTCGCTGGCCAGCCGGTTCCGCAAGACTCTCGAGCCCAAGCGCGCGATGCGGGTGCGGGGCTGGCGCAAGATCGGCGCCGTCGTGGTGCGCTGGCCGGCCCCCATCCTGGTCGGCACCATCGCGCTGTCCCTGGTCGGCCTGCTGACGCTGCCGGGCTACCAACCGGCCTACAACGACCGCCTGTACCTGCCCACCGACATCCCCGCCAACGAGGGCTATGCCGCGGCGGACCGGCACTTCTCGCCGGCCCGGATGAACCCCGAGTTGATGCTCATCGAGAGCGACCACGATCTGCGCAACTCCGCCGACTTCCTGGTGATCGACAAGATCGCCAAGGCCATCTTCAAGGTCCCGGGGGTCTCGCGGTCGCAGACCATCACCCGCCCTGAGGGCAAGCCGATCGAGCACACCTCGATCCCGTTCCTGATGAGCATGAGCGGCACCTCTCAGAAGATGAACGAGAAGTACGCCCAGGACTCGATGGCCAACATGCTCAAGCAGGCCAACGACATGCAGGTCAACATCGACACGATGAAGAAGATGCAGGGCATCACCACCCAGATGGCGGCCGTCACGCACAGCATGGTCGGCAAGATGGTCAACATGACCCTGGACGTGGCCGACCTGCGCGACCACATCTCCGATTTCGACGACTTCTTCCGGCCGATCCGCAACTACCTGTACTGGGAACCGCACTGCTACGACATCCCGGTCTGCTGGACCATGCGGTCGATCTTCGACACCCTCGACGGCATCGACACCATGACCGACGACATCCAGAACCTGATGCCGGACATGTTGAAGCTCGACAAGATAATGCCTCAGATGGTCGCGTTGATGCCCGAGATGATCTCGACGATGACCAACATGAAGCAGTACATGCTGACCATGTACCAGACCCAGAAGGGTCTGCAGGATCAGATGCAGGCGCAGCAGGACAACGCGAGCGCCATGGGCGAGGCGTTCGACAACTCCCGCAACGACGACTCGTTCTATCTGCCGCCCGAGGTCTTCGACAACGCCGAATTCAAGCGCGGCATGAAGAACTTCATCTCGCCCGACGGCAAAGCGGTACGGCTGATCATCTCGCATGAAGGCGAACCGATGAGCGCCGAAGGCATCTCGCACATCGACGCCATCAAGAACGCCGCCAAGGAGGCCATCAAAGGCACTCCCCTCGAGGGCTCCAAGATCTATCTCGGTGGCACCGCGGCGACCTTCAAGGATCTGCAGGAGGGCGCTGACTACGACCTGCTGATCGCCGGAATCTCCGCCCTCGCACTGATTTTCGCGATCATGCTGATCATCACGCGATCGGTGGTGGCCGCGGCGGTCATCGTCGGAACCGTGGTGCTGTCACTGGGCGCCTCATTCGGTCTGTCGGTTCTGTTGTGGCAGCACCTGATCGGGCTCAACCTGCACTGGATGGTCATCGCGATGGCGGTCATCATCCTGCTGGCCGTCGGCGCGGACTACAACCTCCTGCTCGTCGCCCGGTTCAAGGAAGAGATCCACGCCGGCCTCAACACCGGCATCATCCGGTCGATGGGCGGCACCGGTTCCGTGGTCACCTCGGCCGGCCTGGTCTT